Proteins from a genomic interval of Dendropsophus ebraccatus isolate aDenEbr1 chromosome 6, aDenEbr1.pat, whole genome shotgun sequence:
- the SGPP2 gene encoding sphingosine-1-phosphate phosphatase 2 isoform X3 has protein sequence MGPARKYVVRNYLLYYLFRFAAALGQEVFYITFLPFTLWNIDSYIARRLIIVWCTVMYIGQASKDLLKWPRPSSPPVVKLETRVEAEYGMPSTHAIAATAISFTFLLAAMERYQFPFVLGFVAALCLSTLVSLSRLYTGMHTVLENISELAAQKNDVICGALIALVFIAVTFPVWDAIDHLVLTNPIFPVLAVVAGFLLCYNYPKLDHYSTTRADTTVIQGVGAGTCVGVWIINLIGLTYEPSGVFPLPIPPLSYFMLLKQLLRFVLGVTLLVITRFVAKTLSLKALGLWYKVSTQDVLVRQRLEIEVPYKFVTYTSIGLVATSLVPWIYYLVNL, from the exons GGTCCGGCGAGAAAGTATGTGGTCCGCAACTACCTGCTCTATTACCTGTTCAGATTTGCTGCTGCACTGGGCCAGGAAGTATTTTATATCACATTCCTTCCCTTTACATTATGGAACATAGATTCTTATATTGCAAGACGACTTATCATTGTCTGGTGT ACTGTCATGTACATAGGTCAAGCCTCTAAAGATCTTCTAAAGTGGCCTCGTCCTTCCTCTCCTCCGGTGGTGAAGCTTGAAACTAGAGTAGAAGCTGAGTATGGCATGCCGTCCACACATGCCATTGCCGCCACTGCAATCTCTTTCACCTTCCTGTTGGCAGCCATGGAACGTTACCAG TTCCCCTTTGTGCTTGGATTTGTGGCTGCCCTTTGCCTCTCTACCCTAGTGTCCCTCAGCCGGTTGTATACAGGAATGCACACTGTACTG gagaatatctctgaattagctgcacagaaaaat GATGTGATCTGCGGAGCTCTGATCGCCCTGGTGTTTATAGCTGTGACTTTTCCAGTGTGGGATGCAATAGATCATCTTGTTCTGACCAACCCGATATTTCCTGTACTCGCCGTTGTTGCTGGTTTTCTCCTGTGCTACAACTACCCAAAGTTGGATCACTACAGCACTACTCGAGCAGACACCACAGTTATACAAGGAGTGGGAGCAGGAACCTGTGTGGGTGTTTGGATCATCAATTTGATAGGACTGACGTATGAGCCTTCTGGGGTGTTCCCGCTCCCCATCCCTCCACTAAGCTATTTTATGCTCCTTAAGCAACTCTTGAGGTTTGTTCTTGGtgtgacactgctggtgataACACGATTTGTTGCAAAGACATTGTCTCTGAAAGCTCTGGGCTTATGGTACAAAGTCTCAACCCAAGATGTACTAGTTAGGCAAAGACTGGAGATTGAGGTGCCCTATAAATTTGTGACTTATACATCAATTGGTCTGGTTGCAACATCACTTGTTCCTTGGATTTATTATCTGGTGAACTTATAA